The proteins below come from a single Xiphophorus couchianus chromosome 20, X_couchianus-1.0, whole genome shotgun sequence genomic window:
- the LOC114135465 gene encoding cingulin-like, translated as MSIVKQSLIEGNEELNMQVLNIEQATFEKDKLLRDKDEELNKLLHINRTLKENNTTLEQNTTALENKSTSLKQRINALEKDKNTLEQEKTALGQKSTALQQRINALEKEKNTLEQEKTALGQKSTALQQRNNALEKEKNTLEQEKTALGQKSTALQQRINALEKEKDTLEQEKTALGQKSTALQQRNNVLEKEKDTLEQEKTALGQKSTALQQRNNVLEKEKNTLEQEKTALGQKSTALEQRINTLEKEKSTLEKEKTALGNKNTTLKHINHALERERNTLELENTIFDEINTVLEQKRASLEENSIFLEQINTALTLNSTTLEQKCTLLENINTALEQQNEILEQKNTDLKNMNTDLQLKLEQLNQQPPEQKTSENIQSVSDQPQKQLPIFRRVISGVSNTFLKMYQTGTLRYWIDTWYF; from the coding sequence ATGTCCATTGTAAAACAGTCTCTGATTGAAGGAAATGAGGAGCTGAACATGCAAGTTCTGAACATAGAACAAGCTACATTTGAAAAAGACAAGCTGCTTCGAGACAAAGATGAGGAATTAAACAAACTGTTGCACATAAACAGAACCTTAAAGGAGAACAACACCACCCTGGAGCAGAATACCACTGCCTTGGAGAACAAAAGCACCTCCCTGAAGCAGAGAATCAATGCCctggaaaaggacaaaaataccCTGGAGCAGGAAAAAACTGCCCTAGGGCAGAAAAGCACCGCTCTTCAGCAGAGAATCAATGccctggagaaggaaaaaaatacccTGGAGCAGGAGAAAACTGCCCTAGGGCAGAAAAGCACCGCTCTTCAGCAGAGAAACAATGccctggagaaggaaaaaaatacccTGGAGCAGGAGAAAACTGCCCTAGGGCAGAAAAGCACCGCTCTTCAGCAGAGAATCAATGccctggagaaggaaaaagatACCCTGGAGCAGGAGAAAACTGCCCTAGGGCAGAAAAGCACCGCTCTTCAGCAGAGAAACAATGTcctggagaaggaaaaagatACCCTGGAGCAGGAGAAAACTGCCCTAGGGCAGAAAAGCACCGCTCTTCAGCAGAGAAACAATGtcctggagaaggaaaaaaatacccTGGAGCAGGAAAAAACTGCCCTAGGGCAGAAAAGCACCGCTCTGGAACAGAGAATCAACAccctggagaaagaaaaaagtaccctggagaaggaaaaaactGCTCTAGGGAATAAAAACACCACTCTGAAACATATAAACCATGCCCTGGAAAGGGAAAGAAATACCCTGGAGCTGGAAAACACCATTTTCGACGAGATAAACACCGTCTTGGAGCAGAAAAGAGCCTCCTTGGAGGAGAACAGCATCTTCTTGGAACAGATAAACACCGCCCTGACGCTGAACAGCACCACTCTGGAGCAGAAATGTACTCTCTTGGAGAATATAAACACTGCCTTGGAGCAGCAAAACGAGATCCTGGAGCAGAAAAATACTGACTTGAAGAATATGAACACCGACCTGCAGCTTAAACTGGAGCAGCTGAACCAGCAGCCACCTGAACAGAAAACCAGTGAAAACATCCAATCAGTTTCAGATCAGCCACAGAAGCAGCTGCCTATATTCAGACGTGTCATCAGTGGCGTCTCCAATACATTCCTGAAAATGTACCAAACAGGTACTCTCAGGTACTGGATTGACACTTGGTACTTCtaa